Below is a genomic region from Calditrichota bacterium.
GGACTTTGGACCAGCCGATCGACAGGTCGTCTGCAGAGGGAATCTGAGCGGCACCGAGCGATGTCGTGGCGCGCTCTTCCCAGCGGACATGTCCAGAGCCAAGAGCGGTGCGCGGTTCTATGGGCAGCGCGGCGACCGGCACCCGTTCGACGGTCTTGACATTGAGGGTAACCGGCAGAAGGCGCTCCCGACCCGACTCCTCAACCTCGATCCAGCAAACCCGCGAGCCGCGCGGGATGGTGCCGTTCTCTTCACCGCGCACTCCGGTCATACGACTGGCGGGCTTCAACTCCGGCACCCGGCGGAGGTCTATTTCGTAGGCGACCACACGACCTTCGAGCAGTCCGGCATAGTAGTCATGGACTCGCTTTTCGATCGATGCACGGTTATCGGCGATGCTGGTTCCGACAAACAGGATAGCTGCCCCAAGCGCAGACCGCAGGACAAGCCTCCTGTCGAAATGGGCGGGATGATACCCACCTTTTAGGTGCTGTGACGATCTCGACAATGAAGTGCTACCGCTTGAGGTTGTTGGCAATGGTGAGCATCTCTTCGGCAGTGCGAATGGCTTTGGATGCGACTTCGTAGGCGCGCTGGGCGACGATCATCGCCACCATTTCCTCGACGATTTGGACGTTCGACGATTCGAGGAAGCCTTGCGACACCATTCCCATGCCTTCCTGACCCGGATTGCCGAGGATCGGCGGGCCGGAGGCGACGGTTTCCTTATAGAGATTCTGTCCGAGGCTGTGCAGACCGGCCGGGTTGATGAACCGCGCAAGTTCGATCTGTCCGATGGTCTGCGGCTCGGTCTCACCGATCAGGACGATGGAGACCGTCCCGTCGCGGGCGATCATGATTTGAGCCGTATCCGCGGGAATGGTGATGGTCGGTTCGATGCGGTAGCCGTCGGAGGTGACGATGCCGCCGTCGGGGGATATCTTCAGCGAGCCGTCGCGCGAATAGACCGTCGTTCCATCCGGCTTTCCAACCTGAAAGAAGCCTTCGCCGTCGATGGAGAGGTCGAGCGGGTTGCCGGTCGGCAGAATATTCCCCTGTTCGAACGACTTCTGGATCGAGATAGGCCGGACGCCGTGTCCGATTTGTAGTTCCGTCGGCAGGACAGCGTCGAGTTCGGCCGAGTTGCCGCTGCCCTGGATCGTCTGATAGACCAGGTCCTGGAACTCCATCTTGGCTCGCTTAAATCCGGTCGTGTTGACGTTCGACAGGTTGTTGGCAATGGTGTCGATGTAGAGTTGCTGGGCATACATGCCCGAAGCGGCAGAGCGTAGTGCACGGATCATAGTCTAATCCAGTGTGAAAGAGCCGCTGAAATTATGACATTGCGCCTTGCCATCCTACTTCGCCATCTCGTTGACAGCCAGGCGGAGGGTGTCGTCCTGTGCCTGGATGGCTTTCTGGCACGACTCATAGTTGCGGTTAAGTTCGATCATTTCGAGCATTTCGACGATGGGATCGACGTTCGAGTTCTCAAGGAAGCCCTGGCGCAGTTCGTAGCCTGCGGCGTCGGTAGGGTCCTGCGGTGTGGTCGG
It encodes:
- the flgG gene encoding flagellar basal-body rod protein FlgG, producing MIRALRSAASGMYAQQLYIDTIANNLSNVNTTGFKRAKMEFQDLVYQTIQGSGNSAELDAVLPTELQIGHGVRPISIQKSFEQGNILPTGNPLDLSIDGEGFFQVGKPDGTTVYSRDGSLKISPDGGIVTSDGYRIEPTITIPADTAQIMIARDGTVSIVLIGETEPQTIGQIELARFINPAGLHSLGQNLYKETVASGPPILGNPGQEGMGMVSQGFLESSNVQIVEEMVAMIVAQRAYEVASKAIRTAEEMLTIANNLKR
- the flgA gene encoding flagellar basal body P-ring formation protein FlgA, which encodes MSRSSQHLKGGYHPAHFDRRLVLRSALGAAILFVGTSIADNRASIEKRVHDYYAGLLEGRVVAYEIDLRRVPELKPASRMTGVRGEENGTIPRGSRVCWIEVEESGRERLLPVTLNVKTVERVPVAALPIEPRTALGSGHVRWEERATTSLGAAQIPSADDLSIGWSKVRIAAGSLLTSSKVAPRPAVMIGEEISLVLRSGAIELRTTGRALEDGRIGERVRVRNLESGVRLNARVTGPKEVELE